Proteins co-encoded in one Streptomyces diastaticus subsp. diastaticus genomic window:
- a CDS encoding trans-sulfuration enzyme family protein translates to MTTDAAHTPATPPPAPRALATEAVHAGRDDLAGLGLHAPPLDLSTTYPSYDSRAEAARLDAFAATGAELDGPPVYARLGNPTVARFETALAKLEGTESAVAFASGMAALTAVLLARASLGLRHVVAVRPLYGCSDHLLNTGLLGTEVTWVDPAGIADAIRPDTGLVLVETPANPTLAELDLRAVAHACGTVPLLADNTFATPVLQRPAESGARIVLHSATKYLGGHGDVLGGVVACDEEFARTLRQVRFTTGGVLHPLAGYLLLRGLSTLPVRMRAASATAATLVERLRADARVTRVHYPAVGGAMVAFETAGDPHQVIAGVRLITPAVSLGSVDTLIQHPASISHRVVDAHDRHAHGVSDRLLRLSVGLEDADDLWNDLDSALGTGTEDGAGAGTRVSAPGAPSRTEGRTPAVSTPE, encoded by the coding sequence ATGACCACCGACGCCGCGCACACCCCCGCCACCCCGCCGCCCGCCCCCCGGGCCCTGGCCACGGAAGCGGTCCACGCCGGCCGCGACGACCTCGCCGGGCTCGGCCTGCACGCGCCGCCGCTCGACCTCTCCACCACCTACCCCTCGTACGACAGCCGTGCCGAGGCCGCCCGGCTCGACGCGTTCGCCGCCACCGGCGCCGAACTCGACGGCCCGCCCGTCTACGCGCGCCTCGGCAATCCCACGGTCGCCCGCTTCGAGACCGCCCTCGCGAAGCTGGAGGGCACCGAGTCCGCCGTCGCCTTCGCCAGCGGTATGGCCGCCCTCACCGCCGTCCTGCTGGCCCGCGCCTCGCTCGGCCTGCGCCACGTCGTCGCGGTCCGCCCGCTGTACGGGTGCAGTGACCACCTGCTCAACACCGGGCTGCTCGGCACCGAGGTCACCTGGGTCGACCCGGCGGGCATCGCCGACGCCATCCGCCCCGACACCGGCCTGGTCCTCGTCGAGACCCCCGCCAACCCCACCCTCGCCGAGCTCGACCTGCGCGCCGTCGCCCACGCCTGCGGCACCGTGCCGCTGCTCGCCGACAACACCTTCGCCACCCCCGTCCTCCAGCGGCCCGCCGAATCCGGTGCCCGCATCGTGCTGCACAGCGCCACCAAGTACCTCGGCGGCCACGGCGACGTGCTCGGCGGCGTCGTCGCCTGCGACGAGGAGTTCGCCCGCACGCTGCGCCAGGTCCGCTTCACGACCGGCGGCGTGCTGCACCCGCTCGCCGGCTACCTGCTGCTGCGCGGCCTGTCCACGCTGCCCGTCCGGATGCGCGCCGCCTCCGCCACCGCCGCCACTCTGGTCGAGCGGCTCCGCGCCGACGCCCGGGTCACCCGCGTCCACTACCCGGCCGTCGGCGGCGCCATGGTCGCCTTCGAGACCGCGGGCGACCCGCACCAGGTGATCGCCGGGGTGCGGCTGATCACCCCGGCCGTCAGCCTCGGCAGCGTCGACACCCTCATCCAGCACCCCGCCTCCATCAGCCACCGGGTGGTCGACGCCCACGACCGGCACGCCCACGGCGTCAGCGACCGGTTGCTGCGTCTCTCCGTCGGCCTGGAGGACGCCGACGACCTCTGGAACGACCTCGACTCCGCCCTCGGCACGGGAACCGAGGACGGCGCCGGAGCGGGTACGCGGGTCAGCGCGCCGGGCGCGCCTTCCCGGACCGAGGGTCGTACGCCGGCCGTGAGCACACCGGAGTGA
- a CDS encoding DUF885 domain-containing protein has product MSELKNPLPRQVADAYVDDLIALDPITGTYLGLAESSGKLPDFSPAGRQAVAALATATLAALDEAERRPGGQSEEERRCARLLRERLTAELAVHEADEDLRAVSNIHSPAHAVREVFTVTPTGTEEEWAAVVERLRAVPAALEGYRQSLELGLERELYGGPRPTATFVGQLTEWAGGEGEPGWFDTFAADGPEALRAELDEAAAGASAAVAALRDWMRDVYAPAVEGQPDTVGRERYQRWSRYFNGTDLDLDEAYAYGWSEYHRLLGEMRAEAEKVLPGAATPWEALKHLDEHGAHIEGVDEVRDWLQGVMDEAIEALDGTHFELAERVRRVESRIAPPGGAAAPYYTGPSEDFSRPGRTWLPTMGETRFPVYDLVSTWYHEGVPGHHLQLAQWTHVAESLSRYQATVGMVSANCEGWALYAERLMEELGFLTDAERRLGYLDAQMMRAARVIVDIGMHLELAIPDDSPFHPGERWTPELAQEFFGQHSGRPAEFVESELTRYLSMPGQAIGYKLGERAWLLGRANARAAHGDSFDAKAWHMAALSLGSLGLDDLVDELSRL; this is encoded by the coding sequence ATGTCAGAGTTGAAGAACCCGTTGCCCCGTCAGGTCGCCGACGCCTACGTCGACGACCTCATCGCCCTCGACCCGATCACCGGTACGTATCTCGGATTGGCCGAGAGCTCCGGGAAGCTGCCCGACTTCTCCCCGGCCGGACGGCAGGCCGTGGCCGCCCTGGCGACCGCGACTCTGGCCGCGCTGGACGAGGCGGAGCGGCGCCCCGGCGGGCAGAGCGAGGAGGAGCGGCGCTGCGCGCGGCTGCTGCGGGAGCGGCTGACCGCCGAGCTGGCGGTCCACGAGGCCGACGAGGACCTGCGCGCGGTCAGCAACATCCACTCCCCCGCGCACGCGGTGCGCGAGGTCTTCACGGTGACCCCGACCGGCACCGAGGAGGAGTGGGCGGCCGTCGTGGAGCGGCTGCGCGCCGTACCCGCGGCGCTGGAGGGCTACCGGCAGTCACTGGAGCTGGGCCTGGAGCGCGAGCTGTACGGCGGCCCCCGGCCGACGGCGACGTTCGTCGGGCAGCTCACCGAGTGGGCGGGCGGCGAGGGGGAGCCGGGCTGGTTCGACACCTTCGCGGCGGACGGCCCCGAGGCGCTCCGCGCCGAGCTGGACGAGGCCGCCGCCGGGGCGAGCGCCGCGGTGGCGGCGCTGCGGGACTGGATGCGCGACGTCTACGCGCCGGCCGTCGAGGGACAGCCGGACACGGTGGGCAGGGAGCGGTACCAGCGCTGGTCCCGCTACTTCAACGGCACCGACCTGGACCTGGACGAGGCGTACGCCTACGGCTGGTCGGAGTACCACCGGCTGCTCGGTGAGATGCGCGCCGAGGCGGAGAAGGTGCTGCCGGGCGCGGCCACGCCGTGGGAGGCGCTGAAGCACCTGGACGAGCACGGCGCGCACATCGAGGGCGTGGACGAGGTCCGCGACTGGCTCCAGGGCGTCATGGACGAGGCCATCGAGGCGCTGGACGGGACCCACTTCGAGCTGGCGGAGCGGGTGCGCCGGGTCGAGTCGCGGATCGCGCCGCCCGGCGGGGCCGCAGCCCCGTACTACACCGGTCCTTCGGAGGACTTCTCACGGCCGGGGCGGACCTGGCTGCCGACGATGGGCGAGACCCGCTTCCCGGTCTACGACCTGGTGTCGACCTGGTACCACGAGGGCGTGCCCGGCCATCACCTCCAGCTGGCCCAGTGGACGCATGTGGCGGAGAGCCTCTCGCGCTACCAGGCGACGGTCGGCATGGTCAGTGCCAACTGCGAGGGCTGGGCGCTGTACGCGGAGCGGCTCATGGAGGAGCTGGGTTTCCTCACCGACGCGGAGCGGCGGCTGGGGTACCTGGACGCGCAGATGATGCGGGCGGCACGGGTCATCGTCGACATCGGCATGCACCTGGAGCTGGCCATCCCGGACGACTCGCCGTTCCATCCGGGCGAGCGGTGGACGCCGGAGCTGGCGCAGGAGTTCTTCGGGCAGCACAGCGGCCGGCCGGCGGAGTTCGTGGAGAGCGAGCTGACCCGCTATCTGTCGATGCCCGGCCAGGCCATCGGCTACAAGCTGGGCGAGCGCGCCTGGCTGCTGGGCCGCGCCAACGCCCGCGCGGCGCACGGCGACTCCTTCGACGCCAAGGCGTGGCACATGGCCGCGCTGTCGCTGGGCTCGCTGGGCCTGGACGACCTGGTGGACGAGTTGTCGAGGCTCTGA
- a CDS encoding Lrp/AsnC family transcriptional regulator has protein sequence MTESSPDATDWRILEALQRDGRASFAELARAVSMSASAVTERVRRLEEAGIVRGYTAVVDPERLGYAILAFVRLRHPHGNYKPFHDLVAATPQILEAHHVTGDDCFLLKVAARSMRHLEELTGRIAGLGAVTTSIVYSSPLVRRAIGGG, from the coding sequence ATGACCGAGTCTTCCCCGGACGCCACCGACTGGCGCATCCTGGAGGCGCTTCAGCGGGACGGGCGGGCCAGTTTCGCCGAACTGGCGCGGGCCGTGTCGATGTCGGCGAGCGCGGTGACCGAGCGGGTGCGGCGGCTGGAGGAGGCGGGGATCGTACGCGGCTACACCGCCGTGGTCGACCCGGAGCGGCTCGGCTACGCCATTCTCGCCTTCGTCCGCCTGCGCCACCCGCACGGCAACTACAAGCCCTTCCACGACCTGGTGGCCGCCACCCCGCAGATCCTGGAGGCCCATCACGTGACCGGCGACGACTGCTTCCTGCTCAAGGTCGCCGCCCGCTCGATGCGCCACCTGGAGGAGCTGACGGGCCGCATCGCCGGACTCGGGGCGGTGACGACCAGCATCGTGTACTCCTCGCCGCTGGTGCGGCGGGCGATCGGGGGCGGATGA
- a CDS encoding GNAT family N-acetyltransferase — protein MTRETTDTAPASGPGPDAATPARSATRVRSRRSRRRAPAPGTRPRRRDLVGTAALLTAVAVAAAVAGSVADGPWGPVTLPAAAVALLGTAAVRRWWARRHPHAPPPAGTGPGTGTAEGPAAEGAPGTTALWRMRTTVRDEPGSLARLCGALARRKVDILSLQAHPLAQGTVDEFLLRAPEGLAAATLTRTVAGAGGAATWIERADAHDLVDAPTRVLGLATRVALDPAELPLALRQLLGRCTIRSVPAARVAADGQAVPVEGVLDGAVLRLRAPGDGVLTVERPRLPFTPTEFARARALVELDGRLGARLPRSRHVLALDRGEAVTVQRADAADLPEARALHERCSPETLARRYHGPVRDADRYLDHLLSPRFGRTLAARDAGGRVVALGHLLWDGEETEVALLVEDAWQHRGIGGELLGRLVAMAAEAGGGSVYAVTQASNTAMVAAMRGLGLPLDYQIEEGTLVITARLDVTPVCSRPAYDPRSGKARPAR, from the coding sequence ATGACGAGGGAGACGACTGACACCGCGCCCGCGTCCGGCCCCGGGCCGGACGCGGCGACCCCGGCGAGGAGTGCCACGCGGGTCCGCTCCCGCCGGTCCCGGCGCCGCGCCCCCGCCCCGGGCACCCGCCCCCGGCGGCGCGACCTGGTCGGGACGGCCGCCCTGCTCACGGCCGTGGCGGTGGCGGCCGCCGTCGCCGGGTCCGTGGCCGACGGGCCGTGGGGGCCGGTGACGCTGCCCGCCGCGGCCGTCGCACTGCTGGGGACGGCGGCGGTGCGCCGGTGGTGGGCGCGGCGGCATCCGCACGCCCCGCCCCCGGCGGGCACCGGGCCCGGTACGGGCACCGCCGAGGGTCCCGCCGCCGAGGGGGCACCGGGCACGACGGCGCTGTGGCGGATGCGGACCACCGTGCGCGACGAGCCGGGCTCGCTGGCGCGGCTGTGCGGAGCGCTGGCCCGGCGGAAGGTCGACATCCTGAGCCTCCAGGCGCATCCGCTGGCGCAGGGCACGGTCGACGAGTTCCTGCTGCGGGCCCCGGAGGGGCTGGCGGCCGCGACGCTCACCCGTACGGTCGCCGGGGCGGGCGGCGCCGCCACCTGGATCGAGCGGGCCGACGCCCACGACCTGGTCGACGCCCCGACGCGGGTCCTGGGCCTCGCCACCCGCGTCGCGCTGGACCCGGCCGAGCTGCCGCTGGCCCTGCGCCAGTTGCTGGGCCGCTGCACGATCCGCTCGGTGCCCGCGGCGCGGGTGGCGGCGGACGGGCAGGCCGTGCCGGTGGAGGGCGTGCTCGACGGGGCGGTGCTGCGGCTGCGGGCCCCGGGGGACGGCGTGCTCACCGTCGAACGGCCCCGTCTGCCGTTCACACCGACCGAGTTCGCGCGGGCACGCGCGCTGGTGGAGCTGGACGGCAGGCTGGGGGCCCGGCTGCCGCGGAGCCGGCACGTGCTCGCGCTGGACCGGGGGGAGGCCGTGACGGTGCAGCGCGCCGACGCCGCCGACCTGCCCGAGGCCCGCGCCCTGCACGAGCGCTGCTCGCCCGAGACCCTGGCCAGGCGCTACCACGGGCCGGTCCGCGACGCCGACCGCTACCTGGACCACCTGCTGAGCCCGCGGTTCGGCCGGACCCTGGCGGCGCGCGACGCCGGGGGCCGCGTGGTCGCCCTCGGGCACCTGCTGTGGGACGGCGAGGAGACGGAGGTCGCGCTGCTGGTGGAGGACGCCTGGCAGCACCGGGGCATCGGCGGCGAACTCCTCGGCCGGCTGGTCGCGATGGCCGCGGAGGCGGGCGGTGGGAGTGTCTACGCGGTGACGCAGGCGTCGAACACCGCGATGGTCGCCGCCATGCGCGGCCTGGGGCTCCCCCTCGACTACCAGATCGAGGAGGGCACCCTGGTGATCACCGCCCGCCTGGACGTCACTCCGGTGTGCTCACGGCCGGCGTACGACCCTCGGTCCGGGAAGGCGCGCCCGGCGCGCTGA
- a CDS encoding Lrp/AsnC family transcriptional regulator, whose translation MTGSVVLDTVDLRILRLLQNDARATYRELAEATGVAASTCLDRVARLRRSGVILGHRLELDPAKLGRGLQALLSVQVRPHRRELVGPFVDRIRALPESRAVFHLTGPDDYLVHVAVADMTDLQRLVLDEFTSRREVARVETRLIFQQWECGPMLPPGEAEGAPDGRW comes from the coding sequence ATGACTGGTTCTGTCGTACTGGACACGGTGGACCTGCGGATTCTGCGGCTGTTGCAGAACGACGCCCGGGCGACCTACCGCGAGCTGGCCGAGGCGACCGGGGTGGCCGCGTCCACCTGCCTGGACCGGGTGGCGCGGCTGCGCCGGTCCGGCGTGATCCTCGGGCACCGGCTGGAGCTGGACCCGGCGAAGCTGGGGCGCGGGCTCCAGGCGCTGCTGTCGGTGCAGGTACGGCCGCACCGGCGCGAGCTGGTGGGACCGTTCGTGGACCGCATCCGGGCACTGCCGGAGTCGCGGGCGGTCTTCCATCTGACCGGCCCGGACGACTACCTGGTCCATGTCGCCGTGGCGGACATGACCGATCTCCAGCGGCTGGTGCTGGACGAGTTCACCTCCCGGCGGGAGGTGGCGCGGGTCGAGACCCGGCTGATCTTCCAGCAGTGGGAGTGCGGGCCGATGCTGCCTCCGGGGGAGGCCGAGGGGGCGCCGGACGGAAGATGGTGA
- a CDS encoding SDR family oxidoreductase, whose translation MPQLPAPTAAGLARDPLPLRGRTALVTGASRRDGIGHAVARRLAAYGASVHLHHHVPHDAAQPWGADDPERVADSVREVLAAPGALVTHGSADLADPDAPAGLLADAVAALGGRLDILVANHARSGDDGPLEAIDARALDVHWAVDTRSVILLVQAYARHRAALGDDAPPGRVLMMTSGQDHGGGMPDEIAYSLQKGALASATRSLATALAPLGATVNTVNPGPVDTGYLTGSAYDHIAGLFPAGRWGMPDDPARLLSWLATDEAGWITGQVIDSEGGFRR comes from the coding sequence ATGCCTCAACTCCCCGCGCCCACCGCCGCCGGCCTCGCCCGCGATCCGTTGCCGCTGCGTGGCCGCACCGCCCTGGTCACCGGTGCCAGCAGACGCGACGGGATCGGCCACGCCGTGGCCCGCAGACTCGCCGCGTACGGCGCGAGCGTCCACCTCCACCACCACGTGCCGCACGACGCGGCCCAGCCCTGGGGCGCCGACGACCCCGAACGCGTCGCCGACTCGGTACGCGAGGTGCTGGCGGCGCCCGGCGCCCTGGTCACCCACGGATCCGCCGACCTGGCCGACCCCGACGCTCCCGCCGGGCTTCTCGCGGACGCGGTGGCGGCACTCGGCGGGCGGCTCGACATCCTGGTCGCCAACCACGCCCGCAGCGGCGACGACGGGCCGCTCGAGGCGATCGACGCCCGCGCCCTCGACGTCCACTGGGCCGTCGACACCCGTTCGGTGATCCTGCTGGTCCAGGCGTACGCCAGGCACCGCGCCGCCCTCGGCGACGACGCCCCGCCCGGCCGCGTCCTGATGATGACCTCCGGCCAGGACCACGGCGGTGGTATGCCGGACGAGATCGCCTACAGCCTCCAGAAGGGCGCCCTGGCCTCCGCCACCCGCTCCCTCGCCACCGCGCTCGCCCCGCTCGGTGCCACCGTCAACACGGTCAACCCCGGTCCGGTGGACACCGGTTACCTCACCGGCTCGGCCTACGACCACATCGCCGGGCTCTTCCCGGCGGGCCGCTGGGGGATGCCCGACGACCCGGCGCGGCTGCTCTCCTGGCTCGCCACCGACGAGGCCGGATGGATCACCGGCCAGGTCATCGACTCCGAGGGCGGCTTCCGGCGCTGA